The genome window CGGTGCCGGGGCCAATTTCTAAGACCCGTGAAGCGGAGCGCTCGCCCTCAGGCGAATCGCTGGTGGATAACTCCGCTGCGGCGACAATTTGATTGAGCGCCTTGTCACTCCGCAGCCAGTGTTGAGCAAATTGTTTTCGAGGTTGAGGCGATCGCATGGAGGAAAGGATGCTTTTACAGTCTTCCTTCCAACCTACCACGCGGTCAAGTTGCTGCTTCCCCAAAGCTAAATAATGCCCTAAATTCAGAGTCAATCCGTCCCCGTCGCCCCGGCTCGACTTGTTGCTTTTTCTTAAAAAAATCTGGATACCGGAAAAACTTCTGCCAGACTTGTATAAGTTTGCATCCTCCACAAGCAGGAGATTTATCAGTGAAGTACGAAATTCGCTATAAACCAGCCTTCGCCTCTATTTTTGTGATCCTGAATCCGGGTGATAGCCTCACTGCTGAGGCGGGAGCTATGACCAGTATGGATGCCAAATTGTCGATAAAGATGGAATTTTCAGGGGGTTTAATCTCCGGATTGCTAAAGAAATTCTTTGGTGGGGAATCCCTTTTTGTGAATGTCTTTACCAACAATACACAGCAACCTCTGAATTTAGTATTAACTCAATCTACTATTGGCGATATTGCTTGTATTGACTTGCGGGGCGGACGAGAAATTTGCTTTCAACCAGGTGCTTATATTGCCCATAGCCCAGGCGTGAATATGGGAGTTCAGTGGGCAGGTTTCAAGAGCTGGATCTCAGGAGAAGGCCTGTTTAAGCTGAAGTTAAGCGGTCAAGGTCAGGTGTTTTTTGGTGCTTATGGCGGCATCATTCAAAAACGGATAACTGGAGAATTTGTGGTTGATAGCGGTCACTTAGTTGCCTACGAACCTGGCATCAAAATGAATGTTGGGCTGGCTGGTGGCTTGCTTGGTTCTGTCACGTCGGGGGAAGGATTAGTCAACCGACTGACTGGGCAAGGCGAAATTTATTTACAATCTCGCAGTGTTGGCGGTTTGGTTGGGTATTTACGTCCTAAATTCCGTTAACAAAAAGCTAATCGTAATAGTTTTTTCCTAATTGCTGAGTGCATAAATCAAGAGGATTTTAAGCGATGGATGTGGAAGTTTTACATCAACCGGACAGTGCGATCGCTCGCGTTACTCTCAGTGCCGGTGAAGAATTAGTCGCAGAAGCTGGCAGGATGATTGCCATGAGCGGTTATATCAATGCCAGTACGACTTTACGGCAAGGGAAAGGCGGCGGAATTTTAGGCGGACTGAAACGCATGGTTGCTGGTGAGTCGCTGTTTTTGAGCGTTTTTCGCTCTCCTACGGCTGGCGGCGAAGTATTTTTAGCTCCCAAATTGATGGGCGATATTTTACTTTATCAAATGACTGGATCTGGGCTGGTTGTCCAATCTGCTTCTTACCTTGCTAGTGAGTCAGATGTTGATATTGAGTTAGGATTTCAAGGCTTAAAATCTTTGTTTTCTGGTGAATCAATTTTTTGGTTAAATGTCAGCGGTCATGGCTCTGTTTTGCTTTCTTCTTTTGGGGCAATTTATGAAATTCCTGTAAATGGTGAATATATCGTTGATACCGGGCATATTGTGGCATTTGAGAAAAGCCTGAAGTTTGAAATTAGAAAAGCAACTTCCAGTTTAATTGGTTCCTTTTTGGGCGGAGAAGGATTGGTTTGCTGGTTTCAAGGGCAAGGCCGAGTGTTTTGCCAAACTCACAATCCGGGTGCCTTTGGGGTGCTAGTTGGTTCTCAGCTTCCGCCGCGATAAAGAATGGCAATTTGTCATTGATAAATGGATTTTGAACAATTATTCAATCCTTGAATTAGGAATTAGCAAAGGATAATTATGAATGAGATTGCTTACGAAATCGAGCATTCCCCTGCCTATGCTTCCCTGCGCCTCGACTTACAAGCAAATCAAACTGTCTTAGTAGAATCGGGGGCAATGGCGGCAATGGATACTTGCATTAAAATGAAGTCCAAAGTCAAAGGTGGCTTAATGCAAGGGATCGGTCGGATGCTAGGCGGAGAATCTTTATTTTTGAGTGAATTTACCGCTGAAGGAAGGGCAGGACAACTCTATGTTTCGCCAGGAGTCCCTGGAGACATTCAGCATTACTACCTGAGTGGCAATGGATTGATGGTGCAATCTTCGGGTTTTGTGGCAGCGAATCCGAATGTCGAAATTGATACTAAGTTTCAGGGTTTTAAAGGCTTCTTTAGTGGGGAGTCGTTGTTTTTACTGAGAGCAACAGGTCAAGGAGATATCTGGTTTAGTTCTTATGGGGCGATTGTAGAAATTCCAGTTGCTGGTGATTATGTAGTAGATACGGGCTATATTGTGGCGTTTGAAGACTCGTTACAATACAAGGTTGAAATGTTGGGAGGCTTGTCATTTAAAGGGCTGAGAACTGGAATTTTGGGCGGGGAAGGATTAGTTTGTCGCTTCCAGGGTAAAGGACGTTTATGGATTCAGTCGCGTGAGCTTTATGCACTGGTAAATTTCTTGAATCCGTTCCGTCCAGTGAAGAGTAGTAACTAAGCTAAATATTGCTGTAACTGCATGAAATAGAACTTTTAGATAGCGGCATTATATCGGTTCTCATTGGAGTGCAATATAGACTCGGAACCTCACCCCCAACCCCTCTCCGTTCACGGAGAGGGGAGAATGGAGAATATGGAACCTTTGGGTGAATGGGGAGGAGAAGCAGGGGTGGGGTGAAACTGTACTGCATTTAATAGAGAATTGCGATCGCTCGCTGAGATAACGAGCGATCGCGTGTAGGTAACTTACGATGCAAGTTTAGAAGGGAAGGCCAATGCATTGCTATACCAGATACAACTTGGCAATGCAGTAACAATAGCGTTTTTGGAGCAAGCCTGAAGTGTCTGGAACTGCAACATCGAGCGATCGCAACCCACCTCCCAATAACCGTCAGTTACTGATTCTCTTAGGGCTGTTTATTGGATTTATCGTCGGCGTTATTTGGCTGCTGGGGTTGTTTATTAATAGCTTGGTATGGGTAATTCCTCCCAGCGTAGAGCGACAGTTGGGTGCCGTCATTGTCCCGGCTTATGAGCGCTTGGCGAAACCCTCACCGGCTCAAGATACCCTCAATCAGCTGCTCGATAGGCTGGAGACAAAGTTGCCTTCTGAGCAGCGCCAAGAGCGAGATTATCGGGTGCTATATGTTCCGGATAATACGGTGAATGCGCTGGCGCTACCGGGCGATCGCATTATCATCTATGCCGGGTTGCTGAAACAGACGGAATCGGAAAATGAGCTGATGATGGTGTTGGGGCATGAGTTGGGGCATTTCGCCCACCGCGATCATCTACGGGCATTGGTGCGACAGCTACTGTTACCCATTGCGATCGCGACTGTCTTTGGGGATGCTGGTGGGTTATCATCGGCTGCGGCGAGCGGTGTTCAAGCTGTTAGCAGTTCCCGATTCTCTCAATCTCAGGAATCTGAGGCGGATGAGTTTGGCTTAACATTGTTGCAACAAACTTACGGTCATGTCGCGGGTGCAACCGACTTTTTTGCCCGAATGAGTCGCAAAAGTGGTGCAGGCTTTGATTTTTTGACCTCCCATCCTGCCCCTGGTAGGCGCGTTAAAGAATTGCAGCACTTAATTGAGCAGCGGAATTATCCCGTACAAGAGCGATCGCCTTTACCGGAAACGCTGATAAATCTGGAAAAATAGTCGCCCCTTCCCTACATAGCTTGTTTCTCCGGCGGGATGGAAAGAGAAGCAAGCCATCTTCAAAGCCCCTCTGGGCGTCGCAGAGGGGTTTGGGGAGTTTCTCACGTCTCACACGACTTGATTCGTAATCATCCACACAGTGCTATCTGAGCGGACGTAGGGAACCGAAATTTTGCTGAATCCAGTAATGAAAGGTCTGTTGTACAACTTCCAATAACTGGGGCTAATCTCATCAGCGATCGCTTTGAGCGCTTGCACTTCCTGCTCCAGTTCCTCTGCTAGTTCGTTAATTCGTTCGGCGCGCTCCTGGGCGCGTTGTTTACCTTCTTCTACCTGCTCTAGGAGAGGATCTTGGGTTCGCCCCTG of Coleofasciculus sp. FACHB-1120 contains these proteins:
- a CDS encoding TIGR00266 family protein — its product is MKYEIRYKPAFASIFVILNPGDSLTAEAGAMTSMDAKLSIKMEFSGGLISGLLKKFFGGESLFVNVFTNNTQQPLNLVLTQSTIGDIACIDLRGGREICFQPGAYIAHSPGVNMGVQWAGFKSWISGEGLFKLKLSGQGQVFFGAYGGIIQKRITGEFVVDSGHLVAYEPGIKMNVGLAGGLLGSVTSGEGLVNRLTGQGEIYLQSRSVGGLVGYLRPKFR
- a CDS encoding TIGR00266 family protein, which produces MDVEVLHQPDSAIARVTLSAGEELVAEAGRMIAMSGYINASTTLRQGKGGGILGGLKRMVAGESLFLSVFRSPTAGGEVFLAPKLMGDILLYQMTGSGLVVQSASYLASESDVDIELGFQGLKSLFSGESIFWLNVSGHGSVLLSSFGAIYEIPVNGEYIVDTGHIVAFEKSLKFEIRKATSSLIGSFLGGEGLVCWFQGQGRVFCQTHNPGAFGVLVGSQLPPR
- a CDS encoding M48 family metalloprotease, encoding MSGTATSSDRNPPPNNRQLLILLGLFIGFIVGVIWLLGLFINSLVWVIPPSVERQLGAVIVPAYERLAKPSPAQDTLNQLLDRLETKLPSEQRQERDYRVLYVPDNTVNALALPGDRIIIYAGLLKQTESENELMMVLGHELGHFAHRDHLRALVRQLLLPIAIATVFGDAGGLSSAAASGVQAVSSSRFSQSQESEADEFGLTLLQQTYGHVAGATDFFARMSRKSGAGFDFLTSHPAPGRRVKELQHLIEQRNYPVQERSPLPETLINLEK
- a CDS encoding TIGR00266 family protein, with product MMNEIAYEIEHSPAYASLRLDLQANQTVLVESGAMAAMDTCIKMKSKVKGGLMQGIGRMLGGESLFLSEFTAEGRAGQLYVSPGVPGDIQHYYLSGNGLMVQSSGFVAANPNVEIDTKFQGFKGFFSGESLFLLRATGQGDIWFSSYGAIVEIPVAGDYVVDTGYIVAFEDSLQYKVEMLGGLSFKGLRTGILGGEGLVCRFQGKGRLWIQSRELYALVNFLNPFRPVKSSN